A genomic segment from Glycine max cultivar Williams 82 chromosome 1, Glycine_max_v4.0, whole genome shotgun sequence encodes:
- the LOC100779117 gene encoding uncharacterized protein isoform X1, with translation MMLTKTHERGCCLTYDYVTNDDTDLLGEKDLDSISRLRGLLVSRPADSSFSHKNALHRCVEHAKLWLAKSEQPIGPNADVTYAALREKLNNIMSSEYFTTTPEMKAPVEVDVAAAGGNYVSFHVPVHGFVVPVEVEQPVFQSQEKDEHDCFVVPFLSAVHLDENVYSGALNINPWRWMEPENEEKRNWRTSPFYAPFGGGARFYPGAELACL, from the exons ATGATGCTTACCAAAACGCATGAGCGTGGCTGCTGCTTGACCTATGACTACGTCACCAACGACGACACCGATCTGCTCGGCGAGAAGGACTTGGACTCGATCTCTAGACTAAGAGGGTTGCTCGTTTCGCGGCCCGCGGATTCGAGCTTTTCACACAAGAACGCGCTGCACCGCTGCGTGGAACATGCCAAGCTGTGGCTTGCTAAGTCGGAGCAGCCCATTGGGCCTAATGCTGATGTTACTT atgcTGCATTAAGGGAGAAGTTGAACAATATTATGTCTTCGGAGTACTTTACTACCACACCTGAGATGAAGGCTCCGGTTGAAGTTGATGTGGCGGCTGCTGGGGGCAATTACGTTTCCTTCCATGTGCCGGTGCATGGGTTTGTGGTTCCGGTTGAAGTGGAGCAGCCTGTTTTTCAATCTCAGGAGAAG GATGAACATGATTGCTTTGTGGTTCCATTTCTTTCAGCAGTCCATTTAGATGAGAATGTATACAGTGGAGCTCTAAATATTAATCCTTGGAGATGGATGGAACCTGAAAACGAG GAAAAGAGAAATTGGAGAACTAGtccattctatgcaccctttgGAGGAGGGGCTAGATTCTATCCAGGAGCAGAGTTGGCTTGCCTATaa
- the LOC100779117 gene encoding uncharacterized protein isoform X2, whose amino-acid sequence MMLTKTHERGCCLTYDYVTNDDTDLLGEKDLDSISRLRGLLVSRPADSSFSHKNALHRCVEHAKLWLAKSEQPIGPNADVTYAALREKLNNIMSSEYFTTTPEMKAPVEVDVAAAGGNYVSFHVPVHGFVVPVEVEQPVFQSQEKTSLSIFSLREMKQPPKQCSLQSISLLNVLEP is encoded by the exons ATGATGCTTACCAAAACGCATGAGCGTGGCTGCTGCTTGACCTATGACTACGTCACCAACGACGACACCGATCTGCTCGGCGAGAAGGACTTGGACTCGATCTCTAGACTAAGAGGGTTGCTCGTTTCGCGGCCCGCGGATTCGAGCTTTTCACACAAGAACGCGCTGCACCGCTGCGTGGAACATGCCAAGCTGTGGCTTGCTAAGTCGGAGCAGCCCATTGGGCCTAATGCTGATGTTACTT atgcTGCATTAAGGGAGAAGTTGAACAATATTATGTCTTCGGAGTACTTTACTACCACACCTGAGATGAAGGCTCCGGTTGAAGTTGATGTGGCGGCTGCTGGGGGCAATTACGTTTCCTTCCATGTGCCGGTGCATGGGTTTGTGGTTCCGGTTGAAGTGGAGCAGCCTGTTTTTCAATCTCAGGAGAAG ACTTCATTATCAATCTTCTCTTTGCGGGAAATGAAACAACCACCAAAACAATGCTCTTTGCAGTCTATTTCCTTACTCAATGTCCTAGAGCCATGA